The following coding sequences are from one Enterococcus sp. 4G2_DIV0659 window:
- a CDS encoding copper homeostasis protein CutC, with translation MIKEFCAENFTNIPTAIRKGAGRIELCDNLAVGGTTPSTGVIEEVVTYAGEKSIPVMTIIRPRGGDFVYNDIELKIMHTDLIEAKKIGTDGVVFGCLTADNWLDEEALELLIETAEGLQITFHMAFDQLSKENQFKAIDWLVEHNVDRILTHGGPADTAIEENFDHLKDLIDYAANRIILLPGGGISDQNLDTVVKALSVNEVHGTKIVG, from the coding sequence ATGATCAAAGAATTTTGCGCCGAAAACTTTACAAATATTCCTACAGCCATTAGAAAGGGTGCTGGTCGAATTGAACTGTGTGACAATCTAGCCGTTGGCGGGACAACACCAAGTACAGGAGTTATTGAAGAAGTCGTTACCTATGCGGGAGAAAAATCAATTCCTGTAATGACTATTATTCGACCTAGAGGCGGCGATTTCGTATACAATGACATCGAACTAAAAATTATGCATACAGATTTGATTGAAGCAAAAAAAATAGGAACTGATGGTGTCGTATTCGGCTGTTTAACAGCAGATAACTGGTTAGATGAAGAAGCCTTAGAATTATTGATTGAAACGGCAGAAGGCTTGCAAATCACTTTCCACATGGCTTTTGATCAACTAAGCAAAGAAAATCAATTCAAAGCAATCGATTGGTTAGTCGAACACAATGTTGATCGAATCTTAACCCATGGCGGACCTGCTGACACTGCAATTGAAGAGAACTTTGATCATTTAAAAGACTTAATTGATTACGCTGCTAACCGAATCATTCTATTACCAGGTGGCGGTATTTCGGATCAAAATCTTGATACTGTAGTGAAAGCATTATCCGTTAATGAAGTTCACGGAACTAAAATTGTAGGTTAA
- a CDS encoding methyltransferase domain-containing protein, producing MLKKIDSARNFLEAHYDQFLCPVCKQAVQLKGYSLICRENHQFDLSKKGTIYFISHSIQTDYNKKMLVHRGKMIQSGMYQPLLDKMIDRMDITGSTLDVGCGEGSFLKELADRGLLGAKFGFDISKDGIYLASNQPTEAFWCVADLTNLPFADQSMDTVLNIFSPSHYQEFNRVLKKEGTLIKVIPESGYLKELRAAFYPEDERKQAYSNEKVLAKFSTEMDCLVDERVTYTFEIPEENRLDLLEMSPLEWGVAEEVKKRVQDNPLTEITIDVRMLKGKVR from the coding sequence ATGTTGAAAAAAATTGATTCAGCTCGTAATTTTTTAGAAGCTCATTATGATCAATTTCTTTGTCCAGTTTGTAAACAAGCTGTTCAACTGAAAGGATATAGCTTGATTTGTAGAGAAAACCATCAGTTTGATTTATCTAAAAAAGGAACCATTTATTTTATTTCTCATAGTATTCAGACTGACTACAATAAAAAAATGTTGGTTCATCGAGGCAAGATGATTCAAAGTGGGATGTATCAACCATTGTTAGATAAGATGATTGATAGAATGGATATAACAGGAAGTACATTAGATGTTGGTTGTGGTGAAGGCAGCTTTTTAAAAGAGCTTGCAGATAGAGGATTACTAGGGGCTAAATTTGGATTTGACATTTCAAAAGACGGTATTTATTTAGCTAGTAATCAACCAACGGAAGCTTTTTGGTGTGTAGCAGATTTAACGAACTTGCCGTTTGCGGATCAGTCGATGGATACAGTGTTGAATATTTTTTCACCTTCTCATTACCAAGAATTTAATCGTGTATTGAAAAAAGAAGGGACTTTGATTAAAGTGATTCCTGAGTCTGGATATTTAAAGGAATTAAGAGCAGCATTTTATCCAGAAGATGAACGTAAGCAAGCCTATTCTAATGAAAAAGTATTAGCAAAATTTTCAACTGAAATGGATTGTTTGGTGGATGAACGAGTGACCTACACTTTTGAGATCCCAGAAGAAAATCGATTAGATTTATTGGAAATGTCACCATTGGAATGGGGCGTGGCTGAGGAAGTTAAAAAAAGAGTTCAAGATAATCCATTAACAGAAATTACAATTGACGTTCGCATGTTAAAAGGAAAGGTAAGATAG
- the trmL gene encoding tRNA (uridine(34)/cytosine(34)/5-carboxymethylaminomethyluridine(34)-2'-O)-methyltransferase TrmL: MTNHIVLFEPQIPANTGNIARTCAATNSPLHLIEPLGFSTDDKHLKRAGLDYWNDVNITYHKDLAAFLTHIGDQPLHLITKFANQTYSEINYTDTQDHYFMFGKETTGLPEEFMRENEEKCLRIPMNDEHVRSLNLSNTVALVVYEALRQQEFPALELKHHYENDKLD, translated from the coding sequence ATGACAAATCATATCGTATTATTTGAACCTCAAATTCCAGCAAATACAGGCAACATTGCTCGGACATGTGCTGCAACAAATTCACCCTTACATCTCATCGAGCCGTTAGGTTTTTCAACGGACGACAAGCATTTGAAACGAGCTGGTTTGGATTACTGGAATGATGTAAATATCACGTATCATAAAGATTTGGCTGCATTTTTAACACATATTGGAGATCAGCCGCTTCATTTGATTACGAAGTTCGCAAACCAAACATACAGTGAAATCAATTATACTGATACGCAGGATCATTACTTTATGTTTGGAAAAGAAACAACAGGTTTACCAGAAGAATTTATGCGGGAAAATGAAGAAAAATGTTTACGTATTCCTATGAATGATGAGCATGTTCGCTCGTTGAATTTATCTAACACAGTTGCGTTAGTGGTTTATGAAGCTTTACGCCAACAAGAATTTCCTGCATTAGAATTAAAACATCATTATGAAAATGACAAATTAGACTAA
- a CDS encoding VOC family protein, whose product MFFKQIHHIAINCSDYQKTKEFYVEKLGFEVIREHRREDKNDVKLDLKLGVHELELFISSAFPKRPSYPEALGLRHLAFKIDNIEEVIAFLATKGIECEPLRTDTFTGEKMTFFFDPDGLPLELHE is encoded by the coding sequence TTGTTCTTTAAACAGATTCATCACATTGCTATTAATTGTTCTGATTATCAAAAAACAAAGGAATTTTATGTAGAAAAACTGGGTTTTGAGGTTATAAGAGAGCATCGACGAGAAGATAAAAATGATGTCAAACTTGATTTAAAACTCGGTGTTCATGAATTGGAACTTTTTATTTCTTCTGCTTTTCCTAAAAGGCCTTCTTATCCAGAAGCTTTAGGTCTAAGGCATTTAGCTTTTAAGATTGACAATATAGAAGAAGTGATCGCCTTTTTAGCTACCAAGGGAATCGAATGTGAACCCTTAAGAACAGATACATTCACAGGCGAAAAAATGACTTTCTTTTTCGATCCTGACGGCTTGCCTTTGGAATTACATGAATAA
- a CDS encoding histidine phosphatase family protein, translating into MKLYFTRHGKTEWNQALRFQGMSGDSPLLPTSYDEIKLLGQTIKHVPFEKIFSSTSPRAKKTAQGINKELEKPVEIIYTDQLKELGLGDLEGQSILEMRKIYSQELDHMRYRLDRYNPEAFQGEPIEQAISRISSVVEQAIDTGKGPFLFVGHGAALTAAIQSLAGKELAELRSMGGLKNNSLSILETTKNKQNRSYTLNLWNDDSFLL; encoded by the coding sequence ATGAAATTATATTTTACTCGTCATGGAAAAACAGAATGGAATCAAGCGTTGCGTTTTCAAGGGATGAGCGGTGATTCTCCATTGCTTCCAACAAGCTATGATGAAATAAAATTACTAGGTCAAACCATCAAGCATGTTCCGTTTGAAAAAATTTTCTCAAGTACTTCTCCTCGTGCGAAGAAAACAGCTCAAGGGATTAATAAAGAATTAGAGAAGCCTGTAGAGATTATTTATACAGATCAGTTAAAAGAACTTGGCCTTGGTGATTTAGAAGGACAATCTATTTTGGAAATGAGAAAAATTTATAGTCAAGAGTTGGATCATATGCGTTACAGACTAGATCGATATAATCCAGAAGCATTCCAAGGAGAACCGATTGAACAAGCGATTTCTCGTATTTCCTCTGTTGTGGAACAAGCAATCGATACAGGGAAAGGGCCGTTTCTTTTTGTCGGACATGGGGCAGCTTTAACGGCGGCAATACAATCTCTTGCTGGAAAAGAATTAGCTGAATTACGCAGTATGGGTGGGTTGAAAAACAATAGTTTATCCATCTTGGAGACCACCAAAAACAAGCAAAATCGATCCTATACGTTAAATTTGTGGAATGATGATTCCTTTTTATTATAG
- a CDS encoding ATP-dependent RecD-like DNA helicase produces the protein MDPLVGEDEKEYVVGQVQAIFFQNPSNFYKVLLIKITDTNTDYLEKEIVATGSFGQIQEEEIYRFFGHFVDHPRYGKQFQVDNYQQERPTSANGVVNYLSSEKFPGIGKRTAEKIVEILGEDAIDRIIETPDVLEEVPQLNEKKRQTIIETIRLNHGMEQVIVGLNRYGFGSQLSFTIYQTYKEETLDVIHENPYQLVEDIEGIGFKRADNIAEQLGIEADSDKRVRAAITHEIFQHSVRSGNTYVEAEMLLNETINTLEASRPVEISLDQVAEQIIHLVEEGKIQQEGTKLFENSLYFSEWGIGTSIQRLLSRKKEIKYDKKEIEKNIRAIEKRLGILYGDSQQAAIEEAIKSPLFILTGGPGTGKTTVINGIVSLFAELNGLSLDIKEYTQDMFPILLAAPTGRAAKRMNETTGLPASTIHRLLGLTGREKNPSMTAKELEGGLLIVDEMSMVDTWLANTLFKAIPTNMQVIFVGDKDQLPSVGPGQVLHDLLQINEIPKKELTEIYRQGDGSSIIPLAHDIKQGKLPKDFTVNQKDRSFFPSDVYHIETYVRQIVTKAKAKGFSPQDIQLLAPMYRGAAGIDALNKMMQEIFNPNDGSKKEVKWNESVYRIGDKVLHLVNTPELNVFNGDMGEIVGIILAKDSEDKVDELVIQFDNNEVSYKRNEWNKITLSYCCSIHKAQGSEFKMVILPMVYQYHRMLQRNLLYTAVTRSKDILILLGEVQAFNTCVAHESASRLTMLKERITSADDMTLTTRLQLEAYEEGISKESPFSDAQEKNSVVYEEVKKEKTPLVEEEAEPVATKPNIEKISLFSEPAEEIKEQVEAEMARLLTPDLVIAKTIDPMIGMEQTTPYDFMN, from the coding sequence ATGGATCCATTAGTTGGAGAAGATGAAAAAGAATATGTGGTCGGACAAGTTCAAGCCATTTTTTTTCAAAATCCAAGTAATTTTTATAAAGTTTTATTGATTAAAATAACGGATACGAATACAGATTATTTAGAAAAAGAAATTGTGGCAACAGGCAGTTTTGGTCAAATTCAGGAAGAAGAGATCTATCGATTTTTTGGGCATTTTGTTGACCATCCTCGCTATGGAAAACAATTTCAAGTAGATAATTATCAACAAGAGCGTCCAACATCTGCCAATGGTGTTGTAAACTATCTTTCGAGTGAAAAGTTTCCAGGTATTGGCAAACGAACTGCAGAAAAAATAGTGGAAATTTTAGGTGAAGATGCTATTGATCGAATCATAGAAACACCTGATGTGCTAGAGGAAGTTCCACAATTAAATGAAAAAAAACGTCAAACAATTATTGAAACGATCCGTTTGAATCATGGAATGGAACAGGTGATTGTTGGTTTAAATCGGTATGGATTCGGCAGTCAGCTTTCGTTTACGATTTATCAAACATATAAAGAAGAGACTTTGGATGTTATTCATGAGAATCCATATCAATTGGTTGAAGACATTGAAGGAATCGGTTTTAAACGAGCAGATAATATTGCAGAACAATTAGGAATCGAAGCTGATTCAGATAAACGTGTGAGAGCCGCAATCACTCATGAAATTTTTCAACATTCCGTTCGATCAGGAAACACCTACGTAGAGGCGGAGATGTTGCTAAATGAAACGATCAATACTCTTGAAGCCAGTCGTCCTGTTGAGATTTCTTTGGATCAAGTGGCTGAACAAATTATCCATCTGGTAGAAGAAGGTAAAATTCAGCAAGAAGGCACCAAGCTTTTTGAAAATAGTTTGTATTTTTCAGAGTGGGGAATTGGAACATCCATTCAAAGACTTCTTTCCCGTAAAAAAGAAATTAAATACGATAAAAAAGAGATTGAAAAAAATATTCGAGCAATCGAAAAACGCTTAGGAATTCTTTATGGTGATTCTCAGCAAGCAGCAATTGAAGAAGCGATCAAATCCCCCTTATTTATTTTAACAGGCGGCCCAGGGACAGGGAAAACGACTGTAATTAATGGAATTGTCTCGTTATTTGCGGAATTAAATGGTCTTTCATTAGACATAAAAGAGTACACGCAAGATATGTTTCCTATTTTACTAGCGGCTCCCACAGGACGTGCAGCAAAACGTATGAACGAAACAACTGGCTTACCAGCAAGTACAATTCATCGCTTACTTGGTTTAACCGGGCGAGAGAAAAATCCGAGTATGACAGCTAAAGAGCTAGAAGGTGGACTATTAATTGTCGATGAGATGTCAATGGTGGATACTTGGCTGGCTAATACATTGTTCAAAGCGATTCCAACGAATATGCAAGTCATTTTTGTTGGTGATAAGGATCAATTACCTTCAGTAGGACCAGGGCAAGTATTGCACGATCTACTGCAAATCAATGAAATTCCGAAAAAAGAATTGACTGAAATTTATCGGCAAGGGGATGGTTCAAGTATTATTCCTTTAGCTCATGATATTAAACAAGGGAAGTTGCCCAAAGATTTTACAGTTAATCAAAAGGATCGCTCTTTTTTCCCAAGTGATGTCTATCATATTGAAACCTACGTCCGTCAAATCGTGACCAAAGCCAAAGCAAAAGGATTTTCGCCGCAAGATATTCAACTATTAGCACCGATGTATCGAGGGGCTGCCGGCATCGATGCATTGAATAAAATGATGCAGGAAATTTTTAATCCTAATGATGGAAGTAAAAAAGAAGTAAAATGGAATGAATCGGTTTATCGAATTGGGGATAAAGTCCTTCATTTAGTCAATACACCAGAGCTGAATGTCTTCAATGGAGATATGGGGGAAATTGTCGGGATTATTTTGGCAAAGGATTCTGAGGATAAAGTTGATGAGTTAGTGATTCAATTTGATAATAATGAAGTAAGTTATAAGCGAAATGAATGGAATAAAATCACACTTTCCTATTGTTGTTCGATTCATAAAGCGCAAGGCAGCGAGTTTAAGATGGTTATTTTACCGATGGTTTATCAATATCATCGTATGTTGCAACGTAATTTACTTTATACGGCGGTGACTAGAAGTAAGGATATTCTCATTTTACTTGGTGAGGTACAAGCTTTTAATACCTGTGTTGCACATGAATCAGCTAGTCGTTTAACCATGTTAAAAGAGCGGATCACTAGTGCAGACGATATGACTTTAACGACAAGATTACAGCTAGAAGCGTATGAAGAAGGGATAAGTAAAGAGTCACCGTTCTCAGACGCACAAGAAAAAAATTCTGTTGTATATGAAGAGGTTAAAAAGGAAAAGACTCCTTTAGTTGAAGAAGAGGCAGAACCAGTTGCAACGAAACCTAACATAGAAAAAATATCTTTATTCAGTGAGCCTGCTGAAGAAATAAAGGAACAAGTTGAAGCTGAAATGGCGCGCTTATTGACGCCTGATTTAGTTATAGCCAAGACAATCGATCCAATGATTGGAATGGAGCAAACAACACCGTATGATTTTATGAACTGA
- a CDS encoding PLP-dependent transferase, producing MEKKTQSGKIDTDTFLAQIGNHQNPVTGSINTPLYFSTTYEHPTLGESTGYDYTRTKNPTREVLESALAVLENGTVGLATSSGMSAVQLVFSQFPVGSEIVASRDLYGGSYRYFQELEKQGVYQFIYVDDEAGFETKITDKTTAVFIETPTNPLMSEVSIERIAAISKKHQAQLIVDNTFYTPLIQRPLDLGADIVLHSATKYLGGHNDLLAGAVVARSKEVGAQLAYQLNTTGAVLSPFDSWLLIRGLKTLALRMERHEKNAQAVAKYLQTNAKVKEVLYPGRGGMLSFKINKQEQIKDFLRNLSIFTFAESLGGVESLITYPTTQTHADIPEGLRESYGLTPDLLRISVGIEASEDLIADLKQAFEQLN from the coding sequence ATGGAAAAGAAAACACAATCGGGAAAAATTGACACGGACACATTCTTGGCACAAATCGGAAATCATCAAAATCCAGTGACTGGATCGATCAATACGCCTCTTTATTTTTCAACAACGTATGAGCATCCAACGCTAGGTGAGTCGACGGGCTATGATTACACGAGAACTAAAAATCCAACGAGAGAAGTATTGGAGTCAGCGCTAGCTGTTTTGGAAAATGGTACAGTTGGATTAGCGACTAGCTCAGGAATGAGTGCTGTTCAATTAGTTTTCAGTCAATTTCCAGTAGGTAGTGAAATTGTTGCTTCTAGGGATTTATATGGCGGGAGTTACCGCTATTTTCAAGAGTTAGAAAAACAAGGCGTGTATCAATTTATCTATGTTGATGATGAAGCTGGTTTTGAAACCAAAATTACAGATAAGACAACGGCTGTCTTTATTGAAACACCGACAAATCCATTAATGAGTGAAGTATCAATTGAACGAATTGCAGCAATTTCGAAAAAACATCAAGCGCAATTAATTGTTGATAATACTTTTTATACCCCTTTAATTCAGCGTCCCTTAGATTTAGGTGCAGACATTGTGTTACATAGTGCAACGAAGTATTTAGGTGGTCATAATGATTTATTGGCAGGCGCTGTGGTAGCAAGGTCAAAAGAAGTAGGGGCGCAATTAGCTTATCAGTTGAATACGACTGGTGCTGTTTTGTCACCATTTGATAGCTGGCTTTTGATTAGAGGGCTAAAAACGTTGGCGTTGCGGATGGAAAGGCATGAAAAAAATGCGCAAGCTGTCGCCAAATATTTACAAACGAATGCAAAAGTCAAAGAAGTTCTGTATCCAGGTCGCGGCGGTATGTTAAGTTTTAAAATAAATAAGCAAGAGCAGATTAAGGATTTTTTACGGAATTTATCGATTTTTACCTTTGCGGAAAGTTTAGGTGGAGTGGAGAGCTTGATTACCTATCCAACAACACAAACACATGCCGATATACCCGAAGGTCTGAGAGAGTCATATGGATTGACACCAGATTTATTAAGAATTTCAGTTGGGATAGAAGCGAGTGAGGATTTAATTGCGGATTTGAAACAAGCATTTGAACAGTTGAATTAA
- a CDS encoding diacylglycerol/lipid kinase family protein, with protein MKKHFYLVINGNAGGGTGRKTAVKIIKQLQTANIDYTTFYTDHAGHEIEIAQNLAENTLIPWSEELDTDLFPLLVVLGGDGTLHSILNALQAFDPKIPIGYIPCGSGNDFARGVGIARQAENAFLQLLKADAPQEIQVITYDESIQDESGLAVNNIGIGLDGAIVQAANTSTSKHALNKFNMGSLSYIFSILKVLFTQKGFPILVEMNGKNLEFDRAFLCTITNHPYFGGGVSIAPIANPRKPVMDFVLVERINIFKILWLIILLIQKKQMDSKYFHHYQSSKFRIVSTLPQYVHADGEILGKRSTDISFGTEVRLFWF; from the coding sequence ATGAAGAAACATTTTTATCTCGTGATCAATGGGAATGCTGGCGGCGGAACTGGCCGCAAAACAGCGGTGAAAATCATTAAACAATTGCAAACAGCCAATATTGATTATACAACTTTTTACACCGATCATGCAGGACATGAAATTGAAATTGCCCAAAATCTAGCTGAAAATACATTGATTCCTTGGTCTGAGGAATTGGACACTGATTTATTTCCGCTTTTAGTTGTACTAGGAGGAGACGGCACGTTACATAGTATACTCAATGCTTTACAAGCATTTGATCCGAAAATTCCTATTGGGTACATTCCTTGCGGTTCAGGGAATGATTTTGCTCGCGGGGTAGGAATTGCCAGACAAGCTGAAAATGCTTTTCTGCAACTACTTAAAGCTGACGCTCCGCAAGAAATCCAAGTGATTACTTATGATGAATCAATTCAAGATGAGTCTGGTCTGGCTGTCAACAATATCGGTATTGGTTTAGATGGGGCAATCGTACAAGCAGCGAACACTTCTACATCAAAACATGCATTAAACAAATTCAACATGGGGTCTTTGTCTTATATTTTTTCTATTTTAAAGGTATTATTCACTCAGAAAGGCTTTCCTATTCTCGTAGAAATGAACGGAAAAAACCTTGAATTTGATCGCGCTTTTTTATGTACTATAACCAATCATCCATATTTTGGTGGTGGTGTTTCAATTGCTCCAATTGCCAATCCGCGTAAACCAGTGATGGATTTTGTTTTAGTGGAACGTATCAATATATTTAAGATTCTTTGGTTAATTATTTTATTGATTCAAAAAAAACAAATGGATTCAAAATACTTTCATCATTATCAATCTAGCAAATTTCGAATCGTTTCTACACTACCTCAATACGTGCATGCAGACGGTGAAATATTGGGAAAAAGAAGTACAGATATCTCTTTTGGTACTGAGGTTAGATTATTTTGGTTCTAA
- a CDS encoding QueT transporter family protein, with the protein MQNTVTSNSKVKTIAMNGIVMALYLGLTILVAPVSSGPIQVRISESLNHLVVFNRKLMWGVLGGVVVYNFFFGFGAMDALYGGFQSLLALGLTAMLQKRVPNVIARLTLNTLFFTATMCIIAYMLAPNGGAAFWGNYATLALSEFVTMAVAAPVMYWINKSVHFEKRL; encoded by the coding sequence ATGCAAAATACTGTTACATCCAACAGTAAGGTAAAAACAATTGCTATGAATGGAATTGTGATGGCGTTATATTTAGGACTAACGATTTTAGTAGCACCCGTTTCATCAGGACCGATTCAAGTTAGAATTTCAGAAAGTTTGAATCATTTAGTGGTCTTCAATCGAAAATTGATGTGGGGCGTTTTAGGTGGAGTAGTCGTTTATAATTTTTTCTTTGGCTTTGGAGCTATGGATGCATTATATGGCGGGTTTCAATCATTGCTTGCGCTTGGATTAACAGCTATGCTACAAAAAAGAGTACCTAATGTTATTGCTCGCTTGACACTGAATACGTTGTTTTTCACTGCAACCATGTGTATTATTGCTTATATGTTGGCACCAAATGGCGGAGCTGCTTTTTGGGGGAATTATGCGACATTAGCGCTTAGTGAATTTGTAACGATGGCAGTAGCTGCACCAGTCATGTACTGGATTAATAAATCCGTTCATTTTGAAAAGCGACTGTGA
- a CDS encoding aminoacyltransferase, giving the protein MFEFKIGIDATEHDKFVENHPLCNLLQSSSWAKVKDNWGSEIVGVYEDGRLIASSLVLIRPLPLKLSMLYTPRGPIMDYNNKELVGFFFKELKKFGKKHRALFVKMDPTVHYKDFHLGEEQTVDPMAQPIIDTIIASGAKHQGLTMEMDATIQPRFQANIYKENFSEEQLSKSTKKMMKQAQKKGVTVKMGHTELVSDFAKVIELTTERQNISLRNSEYFEKLLAIYPENSFIMLAEVNLKERFEETKQRFDKNKEDLANLKENQVKKRHNLEELDFSLTREMTELEENIAHSGDIAVIAGALAITFGSTSEILYAGMDDRYKRYMPAYLTWYEAINECFERGCTSCNMGGLEGSLNDGLIKFKSNFNPTVNEFIGEFDLPVNGLLFKASEYAYKLKKQKK; this is encoded by the coding sequence ATGTTTGAATTTAAAATCGGTATTGATGCGACAGAGCATGATAAATTTGTAGAAAACCATCCGTTATGCAATTTATTACAATCATCTTCATGGGCGAAAGTCAAAGACAATTGGGGTTCTGAAATTGTCGGTGTCTATGAGGATGGACGATTAATTGCATCTAGTTTAGTTTTGATTAGACCATTACCATTGAAATTATCAATGCTATATACACCGCGCGGCCCAATTATGGATTATAACAACAAAGAACTTGTAGGCTTCTTTTTTAAAGAGTTAAAGAAATTTGGTAAAAAACATCGAGCATTGTTTGTAAAGATGGATCCAACAGTTCACTATAAAGATTTCCATCTTGGGGAAGAACAAACGGTTGATCCAATGGCTCAACCGATTATTGACACTATTATCGCAAGTGGTGCTAAACATCAAGGGCTAACAATGGAGATGGACGCAACGATTCAGCCTCGTTTTCAGGCAAATATCTATAAAGAAAACTTTAGCGAAGAGCAACTATCAAAAAGTACCAAGAAAATGATGAAGCAAGCGCAAAAAAAAGGTGTCACAGTTAAAATGGGACATACTGAGTTAGTAAGTGATTTTGCCAAAGTCATCGAATTAACAACAGAACGTCAGAATATCTCACTAAGAAATAGTGAATATTTTGAAAAATTATTAGCCATTTACCCTGAAAATTCTTTTATCATGCTAGCAGAAGTAAACTTAAAAGAACGCTTTGAAGAAACCAAACAGCGCTTTGATAAAAATAAAGAAGACTTAGCAAACCTAAAAGAAAATCAAGTCAAAAAGCGTCATAATTTAGAGGAATTAGATTTTTCTTTAACACGTGAAATGACAGAGCTTGAAGAAAATATTGCCCATTCAGGGGATATCGCAGTTATTGCTGGAGCTTTGGCAATCACATTCGGCTCAACAAGTGAAATCCTTTATGCTGGAATGGATGACCGTTATAAACGATATATGCCAGCATATTTAACATGGTACGAAGCAATCAATGAATGTTTTGAACGTGGATGCACTTCTTGTAATATGGGTGGCTTAGAAGGAAGCTTAAATGATGGACTTATTAAATTTAAGTCTAACTTTAATCCAACCGTAAATGAATTTATTGGTGAATTTGATTTACCTGTGAATGGCTTGTTGTTTAAGGCAAGTGAGTATGCCTACAAATTGAAAAAACAGAAGAAATAG
- a CDS encoding ECF transporter S component has translation MKNTKTFTLTAMFLAILILLSAVPFLGFIPIGPINATTMHIPVIIASILLGPRIGAFLGGVFGIISMIRSTIVVSPLSFIFSPFIPVIGTDHGSFKALIVAIVPRILIGIVPYFVFMGIKKLTKNKPTSQSISLFIAGFLGSATNTILVMNLIYFLFKDSYAQSIGASGTAIYTGILTVIFTSGLIEALVAAVATVGVASVLLRLVKNNATQKL, from the coding sequence ATGAAAAACACAAAAACCTTCACATTAACTGCTATGTTTTTAGCAATCTTAATTTTATTATCTGCTGTTCCATTTTTGGGTTTTATTCCAATTGGTCCAATTAATGCAACAACGATGCATATTCCAGTAATTATTGCTTCAATACTTTTAGGCCCAAGAATCGGTGCTTTTTTAGGTGGCGTCTTTGGCATAATCAGTATGATTCGCAGCACCATCGTTGTGTCTCCGTTATCATTTATCTTTTCACCATTTATTCCAGTGATTGGTACAGATCATGGAAGTTTTAAGGCACTCATTGTTGCTATCGTGCCTAGAATTTTAATTGGGATTGTTCCTTACTTTGTTTTTATGGGGATCAAAAAGCTGACAAAAAATAAACCAACTTCTCAAAGTATTAGCCTATTTATTGCCGGATTTCTAGGTTCTGCCACAAATACAATTCTTGTGATGAACTTGATTTATTTTCTATTTAAGGATTCTTATGCCCAAAGCATTGGTGCAAGTGGTACAGCGATTTATACAGGAATTCTGACCGTTATTTTTACAAGCGGGCTTATTGAAGCCTTAGTAGCTGCTGTTGCTACTGTAGGTGTAGCTTCTGTATTATTACGTTTAGTCAAAAATAATGCAACACAGAAATTATAA
- the coaC gene encoding phosphopantothenoylcysteine decarboxylase encodes MKTILLGVSGSISAYKAADLTSQFTKLGYNVEVIMTTNSTKFITPLTLQSLSKNPVHTDVMEEITPDKINHIELAKKADLFLVAPASANILAKLANGIADDMLSTVALALKEDVPKFVAPAMNTYMYQNPITQRNINILKDVGYQEIIPREALLACGDFGRGALATVEDIVESINAVLAK; translated from the coding sequence ATGAAAACTATTTTATTAGGTGTTTCTGGCAGTATTTCCGCTTATAAAGCAGCTGATCTAACCAGTCAATTCACCAAATTGGGTTACAATGTTGAAGTCATTATGACAACCAATAGCACAAAGTTTATCACACCATTAACCTTACAATCTCTGTCAAAAAATCCAGTGCATACAGATGTCATGGAAGAAATTACACCTGATAAAATCAATCATATTGAGTTAGCTAAAAAAGCCGATTTGTTTCTAGTTGCCCCAGCTTCTGCTAATATCTTGGCTAAATTGGCTAACGGCATTGCAGATGATATGTTATCGACGGTTGCATTGGCTTTAAAAGAAGATGTTCCAAAATTCGTTGCTCCTGCAATGAATACCTACATGTATCAAAATCCGATAACACAACGAAATATAAACATACTAAAAGACGTTGGGTATCAGGAAATCATCCCACGAGAAGCATTGTTAGCTTGTGGTGATTTTGGTCGCGGTGCTCTTGCCACAGTAGAAGATATCGTTGAGAGTATTAATGCTGTTTTAGCAAAATAA